A genomic region of Oncorhynchus mykiss isolate Arlee chromosome 2, USDA_OmykA_1.1, whole genome shotgun sequence contains the following coding sequences:
- the LOC110501970 gene encoding zinc finger homeobox protein 3-like, translating to MDIGEGGRGRDGGREGGEPDISTKPLSHPLLTPEVVPSKGSPSRTSAPAPAKEPSNLTQTEQGGAEGTAGREETPEGERGIYSQNNGVTLKEEQEKEEKLNEKKEKERLLLVDDREETGRKNLAPALSSKDRGEEEKEKEEEREEAISNQSQTKSKCSLLPRQSQHSSASSTVMASGTLNSNIHITASNSPKHSTSPSTFPKLSLSPSNSPKHSTSPSTSPKRSSFFPSSPYPQNETEVRDTGEVQGNSLCFPQSFKPQQSALSKSTSPPAKDDGRADATHTSLIANGDTAKVPKPNNNPEVRDGDREMEIERDDDEGNGEKEREGDENIESVSKYLHSSPSSSSSPSSPISLNSHMALMHSRNSCKTLKCPKCNWHYKSQQTLQVHLREKHPESGGSCVCGGLGENCVCGGSRGVCLYCSTGKAHPRLSRGESYVCGYKPYRCGVCDYSTSSKGNLSIHMQSDKHLSNVQTAGQTQHAHSTHTHSTHSAGSTVRDTGGGQVYGHTHPEVTQPPENTPPYPSHPSSQGKRWQCEVCDYETSIARNLRIHTTSEKHTQNVLRLKHTHNVLQLQRSYYLAHCRSLPPQLTLLHSTGGEQSLDMHQLTAEEPVAPDSTLTPSPSPPPSSSPSSSPSPSPPPPLSLSSPSPLYRGVFRCLVCFSFSSDSLESLGSHLSAPRSLPQSEWRCLVAGGCYCRLCGYSTPLTANFTLHCQTDRHRARYQLAAHLWERGEKGEAVDWEEVGKLVATGNLVQLKCNVCDFQTTSLEKLRIHSANSQHQASLRVYMFLEQYDSAVAGGSWSFHCVLCNYSSRSKLHLLRHTHSTGHHKREELHRLQLVKRKSLNKGEELAAIFSIRKCTSPEIDESSEEGERRDSLSPAKRSFSWLEETQSPLSPKCPRTDKHTTDQHITAKCPLCQDTLVHTHLRRHLTLTHSVAQDCVEKLMSTVAVDLPEILQKETLQRDSHSSDSNTNVYQTNDSNTIDFYAKESLRNESQSNDSHINEEEVIPAKDLPTRPCEDQHLAEDNTSHLEESPSSSPPLPTPPSPSLSHLPSSALPPSPPSDAPPSSDRHCYRFRCGRCSLAFRTQEKLKLHWQYHAMRAATECHLCPRRCRSQEALQRHLLNTHLQDLHLQGTHPDQIGAHIQRPTSLEGEEEEGESMSEEDEEEGNEGEEDEKDDPDEEERPSPGVSNSDKGSGQQEEEAGSEPSPLIKGSNPTLERFLDPTRPYKCSVCCESFTQRTILLVHYNSVSHLHRAKARRALHDSSPSHADTPQGLEPSPYRCSLAPDPRPYRCRMCGVAYSQSSTLDIHLRSVLHQTRARAARTQLPLNPHTHQTPASASTQAPHTPVPSLVQTQTPASSPSPGGGEASTRGNPPAATRPAPAPPSPCSSLSEAQLSVGVSGQVKGQQAKRRRVEDLAASAGQQDLMLLQQQLAQAQILQQQQELAQAQIQQHTALLQPQLFSPTLLPHLPLLQQNLLKQHLPSAAEILQHGNLFPPLPLSPDSLFSLQQQLLLSFYLSGGLHLNPNTTLMNQTTSAVSPQTTSAVSPQTTSAVSPQTTSDVSPQTTSAVSPQTTSAVSPQTTSAVSPQTTSDQHPQIERLEPPSPQPETNGIQFPAHTPKCETQAETAGSDSHLHQTEKEFNPSAPPEGDGEKNGEMQESEKKERAEKALRVLLERYGWELALQSTQSRQRQQNREMEGCLEEEKQCGECGKLFSDSLILKSHQEFVHRQMIPPVVLEMFSRQYRLQYDRLYPLRPFTPGDTETTVVAPLTPASAPALAPLPPAPASDSTLDQAQSLAVSQTSVPALTPAATLTTIDTDPAVPSPPAPASVSVTLSPDQAPVNSLFPVHARASPTPSPPPPPRQPQPLSEQDSTTTTNTPCPDPSQTIIHKPKLSIPPLPLPQLPLPRLPLSNLSSLPFPIDPSLLPLGLMQPIALQSMLQYQSLLSSCHQPPLSLYTNTHSAPCPALPPYTTTHSAPSPALPPYTTTHSAPSPALPPYTTTHSAPSLALPPYNTTHSAPSLALAPYTTTHCAPSPALPPYTTTHSTPCPALPPYTTTHSAPSPALPPYTTTHSAPSPTLPPYTTTHSAPSPALPPYTTTHSAPSPALPPYTTTHSTPSPALPPYTTTHSAPSPALPPYTTTHSAPSPALPSLKCRLEEGTEVRPMSDVMAGDGEEGGEREGEGDEQRRDRRQRTTISAEQLEVLYQRYSLNSNPTRSALEGITRDTGLKKRVVQVWFQNTRARQRKGQLQTLGRGGLGAGLGDNHRRCPFCRALFKAQSALDAHVRARHWSQTDRPAYGLSHQIGSADDFSFSHNHGSYRDREGPPLSLQHSPSLSHHPSLPTSLHPSPNPFHPSPSPGVIPTERKYISGKTDLTFDLNEPDMEEEEEEEGLSVKIFPSSDQAHEGNHSNLLSLGYKYGMASFNVQDCDQNSSPSLSESVDRHGPRQQQQQRQRTQMTPQQVAKLRACYREHPTPSPLQCEGLGRQLGLPRRVVQVWFQNGRAKEKRARSLRVDPTTG from the exons ATGGACAtcggtgagggagggagaggaagggatggagggagagagggaggagaacctGACATCAGCACCAAGCCGTTATCTCATCCTCTCCTGACCCCGGAAGTGGTTCCTTCTAAGGGGTCGCCCTCTCGTACCTCAGCCCCGGCCCCTGCCAAAGAGCCCTCCAACCTGACCCAGACAGAGCAGGGGGGTGCAGAGGGGACCGCAGGCAGAGAGGAGACCCCAGAAGGGGAGCGGGGTATATACTCACAGAATAATGGTGTGACACTGAAAGAAGAgcaagagaaggaagagaagctAAATGagaagaaggagaaagaaagattGTTACTGGTGGAcgacagagaggaaacaggaaGAAAAAACCTTGCACCAGCCCTCAGCAGcaaagacagaggagaagaggaaaaggagaaggaagaggagagagaagaggccaTCTCAAACCAAAGCCAAACCAAATCCAAATGTAGTCTATTACCTCGACAGAGCCAGCACAGCTCTGCTTCCAGCACTGTTATGGCCAGTGGCACATTGAACAGCAACATCCACATCACTGCTTCCAATTCTCCAAAGcactctacctctccttctaccTTTCCAAAGCTCTCATTATCACCTTCCAATTCTCCAAAGCACTCtacctctccttccacctctccaaAGCGCTCCAGCTTTTTCCCCTCATCTCCTTATCCTCAGAATGAGACAGAGGTGAGAGACACAGGAGAAGTGCAGGGCAATAGTCTTTGTTTTCCTCAGAGCTTTAAACCCCAGCAGTCTGCTCTGTCTAAGTCCACCAGCCCACCCGCTAAGGATGATGGTAGGGCAGACGCCACTCACACTTCCCTTATTGCCAATGGAGACACCGCCAAAGTTCCAAAACCAAACAACAACCCAGaagtgagagatggagatagagagatggaaatAGAAAGAGATGATGATGAGGGAaatggagagaaggaaagagagggagatgagaacaTAGAGTCTGTATCTAAGtacctccactcctctccctcctcttcctcctcaccctcctctcccatctcactGAACAGTCACATGGCATTGATGCACTCCCGGAACTCCTGCAAGACACTTAAATGCCCCAAATGTAACTGGCATTACAAATCCCAGCAGACACTGCAAGTCCACCTCAGAGAAAAACACCCAGAGTCTGGGGGctcatgtgtgtgtgggggcttGGGGGAGAATTGTGTTTGTGGAGGGTCAAggggtgtgtgtctgtactgtagcACAGGGAAGGCCCATCCTCGTCTATCCCGAGGGGAGAGTTATGTCTGTGGGTACAAGCCCTATCGCTGTGGTGTGTGTGATTACTCCACGTCCTCTAAAGGAAACCTCAGCATACACATGCAGTCAGACAAACACCTCAGCAACGTACAGACAGCGGGACAAACACAACATgcgcacagcacacacacacactccacacacagcgCGGGCTCCACTGTCAGAGACACGGGAGGCGGTCAGGTGTACGGACACACACACCCCGAAGTCACGCAGCCCCCTGAAAACACACCGCCCTACCCCAGCCATCCCTCCTCCCAGGGTAAGAGGTGGCAGTGTGAGGTGTGTGATTATGAGACCAGCATTGCACGGAACCTGCGCATACACACCACCAGcgagaaacacacacaaaatgtgctgcgcctgaaacacacacacaacgtactGCAGCTGCAGAGAAGCTACTACCTGGCCCACTGCAGGAGTCTGCCTCCTCAACTCACACTGCTACACAGCACAG gtgggGAGCAGTCTTTGGATATGCATCAACTAACAGCAGAGGAGCCAGTTGCCCCAGAttcaaccctgaccccctccccctctcctcctccctcctcctcaccatcctcttctccatccccctctcctcctcctcccctgtctctctcctccccatctcccctctacCGTGGTGTGTTCCGGTGCCTGGTGTGTTTCAGTTTCTCCTCTGACAGTCTGGAGTCTCTTGGGTCTCACCTGAGTGCTCCCCGCTCCCTGCCCCAGTCTGAGTGGCGTTGTCTGGTGGCCGGAGGCTGCTATTGCAGGCTGTGTGGCTACAGCACCCCCCTCACAGCTAACTTCACTTTGcactgccagacagacagacacagggccCGCTACCAGCTGGCTGCCCACctctgggagagaggggagaagggggaggctGTGGACTGGGAGGAAGTTGGGAAGTTGGTTGCTACAGGCAACCTGGTCCAGCTGAAGTGTAACGTGTGTGACTTCCAGACCACCAGCTTGGAGAAACTGAGAATACACAGCGCCAACTCCCAACACCAGGCCAGCCTCAGAGTCTACATG ttCTTAGAGCAGTATGACAGTGCAGTAGCTGGAGGCTCCTGGTCGTTCCACTGTGTCTTGTGTAATTACTCCTCCCGCTCTAAACTCCACCTACTGAGACACACCCACTCCACGGGTCATCATAAGAGGGAGGAGCTTCACCGCTTGCAGCTTGTGAAAAGGAAGAGcctgaataaaggagaggagctAGCTGCTATCTTCAGCATCAGGAAGTGTACCAGTCCTGAGATAG ATGAAAGcagtgaggagggggagaggagagattccTTATCCCCAGCCAAGCGATCATTCTCTTGGCTGGAGGAGACACAGAGCCCCCTCTCTCCCAAATGCCCCAGAACCGACAAGCACACCACTGACCAACATATTACTGCCAAGTGCCCACTGTGCCAGGacacactggtacacacacacctgagacgtCACCTCACACTCACTCATAGTGTGGCCCAGGACTGTGTGGAGAAGCTCATGAgcact GTGGCAGTGGATCTGCCAGAGATACTACAGAAAGAGACACTGCAGAGGGATTCTCATTCAAGCGACTCCAACACAAACGTATATCAAACAAACGATTCCAACACAATCGACTTTTACGCAAAGGAGTCCCTCAGAAATGAGTCTCAATCAAACGACTCCCATATAAATGAAGAAGAAGTGATACCAGCCAAAGATCTGCCCACCCGTCCTTGTGAGGACCAGCATCTAGCAGAGGACAACACCTCTCACCTCGAAGAGTCCCCCAGctcttccccccccctccccactcctccctctccctccctcagccacCTCCCTTCATCCGccttacctccctctcctcccagcgaTGCCCCTCCCTCCTCTGATCGTCATTGTTACAGGTTCCGCTGTGGCAGGTGCAGTCTAGCATTCCGAACACAGGAGAAGCTGAAACTGCACTGGCAGTACCATGCCATGAGGGCGGCGACAGAGTGCCACCTCTGCCCCAGACGCTGCCGCAGCCAAGAGGCCCTGCAGAGACACCTGCTCAACACACACCTACAGGACCTACACCTACAGGGTACACACCCTGACCAGATTGGAGCACACATCCAACGACCAACCAgcctggagggggaggaagaggagggggagagtatGAGtgaagaagatgaggaggagggaaatgaaggagaggaggatgaaaagGATGAcccagatgaggaggagaggccCAGTCCTGGGGTTAGTAATAGTGACAAGGGTTCagggcagcaggaggaggaggcagggtcAGAACCCAGCCCCCTCATCAAGGGCTCGAACCCGACTCTGGAGCGGTTCCTGGACCCGACTCGGCCCTACAAGTGTTCAGTCTGCTGTGAGTCCTTCACTCAGAGAACCATCCTGCTGGTCCACTATAACTCTGTGTCCCACCTCCACCGAGCCAAAGCCAGACGGGCCCTGCATGACTCCAGCCCCAGTCATGCTGACACCCCCCAGGGCCTGGAACCAAGCCCCTACCGCTGCAGCCTGGCCCCTGACCCCAGGCCCTACCGCTGCAGAATGTGTGGGGTGGCCTACAGCCAGAGCTCCACCCTGGACATCCACCTCCGTTCTGTACTGCACCAGACACGAGCCCGTGCAGCTCGGACCCAGCTACCACTGAACCCCCACACCCACCAaactccagcctcagcctcaaccCAGGCTCCCCACACCCCAGTCCCATCCTTGGTCCAAACTCAGACCCCTGCCTCCAGCCCTTCgcctggaggaggagaggcatcTACCAGGGGAAACCCCCCAGCAGCCACCAGACCAGCCCCTGCCCCCCCAAGTCCCTGTTCCTCCCTGAGTGAAGCCCAGCTGAGTGTGGGTGTCTCTGGGCAGGTTAAGGGTCAACAGGctaagaggaggagagtagaggacctGGCCGCTTCCGCAGGACAGCAGGACCTGATGTTACTCCAACAGCAATTAGCCCAGGCCCAGATACTACAGCAGCAACAGGAGTTAGCCCAAGCCCAGATACAGCAACACACAGCCCTCCTCCAGCCCCAGCTCTTTAGTCCAACACTGCTCCCACACCTCCCCTTACTGCAACAGAACCTCCTAAAGCAGCACCTCCCTTCAGCAGCAGAGATTCTCCAACACGGGaacctcttccctcccctccccttatcCCCAGACAGCCTATTCTCTCTACAGCAGCAGCTGCTCCTGTCCTTCTACCTTTCTGGAGGGTTGCATCTCAACCCCAACACAACCCTTATGAACCAGACCACCTCAGCTGTCTCCCCTCAGACCACCTCAGCTGTCTCCCCTCAGACCACCTCAGCTGTCTCCCCTCAGACCACCTCAGATGTCTCCCCTCAGACCACCTCAGCTGTCTCCCCTCAGACCACCTCAGCTGTCTCCCCTCAGACCACCTCAGCTGTCTCCCCTCAGACCACCTCGGACCAACACCCCCAGATAGAGAGGCTTGAACCTCCATCTCCACAGCCAGAGACGAATGGAATCCAGTTTCCAGCCCATACCCCGAAATGTGAAACCCAGGCTGAGACCGCTGGCAGTGACTCCCACCTCCACCAGACAGAGAAAGAGTTCAACCCATCCGCCCCTcctgagggagatggagagaagaatgGAGAGATGCAGGAGAGtgagaagaaggagagagcagagaaggcCCTCAGAGTTCTGTTGGAAAGATACGGCTGGGAGCTGGCCCTACAAAGCACTCAgagcagacagagacagcagaacagagagatggagggatgccTGGAGGAGGAGAAGCAATGTGGAGAATGTGGGAAGCTGTTCTCTGACTCTCTGATCCTGAAGAGCCACCAGGAGTTTGTTCACCGCCAGATGATCCCTCCTGTAGTGTTGGAGATGTTCTCCAGACAGTACAGGCTGCAGTACGACCGCCTCTACCCCCTCAGACCCTTCACACCGGGGGACACTGAGACTACTGTTGTTGCACCCCTAACCCCAGCTTCAGCACCTGCACTTGCACCTTTACCCCCAGCACCAGCCTCAGATTCAACCCTCGACCAAGCCCAATCCCTCGCCGTCTCCCAAACCTCAGTCCCAGCCCTTAccccagctgcaaccctaacaaCCATAGACACAGACCCAGCTGTGCCATCACCACCAGCACCAGCATCCGTATCTGTAACCCTGTCCCCAGACCAAGCCCCAGTTAATTCCCTCTTCCCAGTTCATGCCAGAGCCTCACcaacaccctctcctcctccacccccccgaCAACCACAACCACTTTCAGAGCAGGACAGTACCACAACGACAAACACCCCTTGCCCTGACCCCTCTCAAACTATCATACACAAGCCCAAACTCTCCATACCCCCTCTCCCCTTACCCCAACTCCCCCTGCCCCGTCTTCCTTtatccaacctctcctctcttcccttccccatagacccctctctcctcccccttggTCTAATGCAGCCCATAGCCCTCCAGTCAATGCTTCAGTACCAGTCCCTGTTATCGTCCTGCCACCAACCACCCTTATCCCTATACACCAACACCCACTCTGCTCCTTGCCCAGCTCTACCCCCATACACTACCACCCACTCTGCTCCTAGCCCAGCTCTACCCCCATACACTACCACCCACTCTGCTCCTAGCCCAGCCCTGCCCCCATACACTACCACCCACTCTGCTCCTAGCCTAGCCCTGCCCCCATACAATACCACCCACTCTGCTCCTAGCCTAGCCCTGGCCCCATATACTACCACCCACTGTGCTCCTAGCCCAGCCCTGCCCCCATACACTACCACCCACTCTACTCCTTGCCCAGCTCTACCCCCATACACTACCACCCACTCTGCTCCTAGCCCAGCCCTGCCCCCATACACTACCACCCACTCTGCTCCTAGCCCAACCCTGCCCCCATACACTACCACCCACTCTGCTCCTAGTCCAGCCCTGCCCCCATACACTACCACCCACTCTGCTCCTAGCCCAGCCCTGCCCCCATACACTACCACCCACTCTACTCCTAGCCCAGCCCTGCCCCCATACACTACCACCCACTCTGCTCCTAGCCCAGCCCTGCCCCCATACACTACCACCCACTCTGCTCCTAGCCCAGCCCTGCCCTCTCTGAAGTGTAGGCTGGAGGAAGGGACCGAGGTTAGGCCTATGAGTGATGTGATGGCCggtgatggagaggaagggggagagagggagggagagggggatgagcaGAGGAGGGATAGGCGCCAGAGGACCACCATCAGTGCAGAGCAGCTAGAGGTTCTATACCAGCGCTACAGTCTGAACTCCAACCCAACCCGCTCTGCACTGGAGGGCATCACCAGGGACACAGGGCTGAAGAAACGTGTGGTGCAG GTATGGTTCCAGAACACTAGGGCTCGTCAGCGGAAGGGCCAGCTCCAGACCCTGGGGAGAGGAGGTTTAGGTGCGGGTCTGGGTGACAACCACAGGCGCTGTCCGTTCTGTAGGGCTTTGTTCAAGGCTCAAAGTGCCCTGGACGCCCATGTTAGGGCCCGCCACTGGTCCCAGACTGACAGACCTGCCTATGGCCTGTCTCATCAGATAGGTTCCGCTGATGACTTCAGCTTTTCTCACAACCATGGATCCTACAGAGACAGGGAGggtcccccactctccctccagcattctccctctctctcccaccatccttctctccctacctccctccatccctccccgaACCCCTTTCATCCCTCTCCAAGCCCCGGGGTCATCCCCACTGAGAGAAAATACATTTCTGGGAAAACAgatttgacctttgacctgaaCGAACCCGAcatggaagaggaggaagaggaagaaggtcTGTCAGTAAAAATATTCCCTTCGTCTGACCAGGCTCATGAGGGTAACCATAGCAATCTGTTGTCTCTGGGATACAAATATGGGATGGCAAGCTTCAACGTGCAAGACTGTGACCAGAATTCCAGTCCAAGTCTGTCTGAGAGTGTGGATAGGCATGGACcgagacagcagcagcagcagaggcagCGTACACAGATGACCCCCCAGCAGGTGGCCAAGCTCAGAGCCTGTTACAGGGAGCATCCCACCCCCAGCCCCCTGCAGTGTGAGGGCCTGGGACGGCAGCTGGGGCTCCCACGCAGGGTGGTGCAGGTGTGGTTTCAGAATGGCCGGGCCAAGGAGAAGAGGGCAAGGAGCCTCAGAGTTGACCCCACcacaggatag